DNA from Mustela erminea isolate mMusErm1 chromosome 18, mMusErm1.Pri, whole genome shotgun sequence:
CCCCCAAACCTAGCATCTCTGCAGGCTCTCCCAGCTCCCACCTCCATGCAGCCCTTCCTCCACAGCCCACTGGGCAGGGTTAGGACTCAGCAGAGGAAGCCCGGGGCAGGTGGGTTGCCGGGGGTCAAATCCGCCTCGGGGCCCTAGAGCGCGGACCCCAGGCTGGCGGGGCAGAGAGAAGGCGGCCGCCCTCACGCCCTCACGTGAGCTTCTACCCCAGCAGCCCCTCCGCCCACCCACTCTCCAAGAACTCCACGGCCAGCGCAAAGTCAAACTCGTGCAGCGGTGGCCCATCCACGGCGATCTTCATCGCGGGGCCGCCCCGGCCCTCCCCGGCCCCGCTCTGCCCCCACCACCGCAGCTCCCGGCTGCGGCCCACCTTGTCCAGGAGGCCGGCGCCCGCGGGCAGCGCCAAGGCCAGGGCGGCCAGGGCTGCGAAGTCCGGGAAGAGCTCGTGCAGCTCAGAGCGCGCGCACGCCAGCTTGGCACACAGGGCCCGCGGGCCCAGCCGCCCCAGGCTGCACACCACGCGCTTGAAGAGCGCGAAGTCGCCCAACGCCCGCTGGCGCACCACCGCGGGAGCAAAGGTGCGCAGCAGTACCCGCAGCGCTCCCTCGCCGTGCGCGCCCAGCTCTTCGGGGGCCTGCGGGTAGCCGCGCGGGTCGAAGATCGCCGCGAAGGCGGCTACGGCGTCCAGCGAGGGCCCGGGATAGGAGTCCCCCAGCCCCCTCCGCATGGAGTCCAAAAAGGCCCCCCGCAGCCGTTCCAAGCCCCGCACGGCAGCTTCGGAGTAGCCGACCAGCTCCACGCCGCGGTAGGTGCAGCGCCCGCCGCCCAAGTCAGGGCCCGAGGAAGCCAACTCCTGCAGGAAGCCCTGGAGGCGCGCCCCACCCGAGCTGCGCTGTGCTTGGAGGGAGGCCGCAGCCGCCATCACCAGGGGCTGCAGCAAGGCCAAGTCCGGCTCTTCTGGCTGCAGGACAAGGGCGAGCTTCTGCAAGGTGGGCAGAGTGTCCAGCAGCAGGTGGGTGAAGGCCACGAAGGTGAACTGGCGCAGGGCGAGGGCCAGTGCCCTAGCTGTaggggaggtaggggcagaggccTCCAGGGTGGGCACCAGGCAAGGCCAAGCCTCAGCCACTGCTTCCACGATAGGCAGCAAGGACGCCCAGGGCACTGGCCGTGGTCCTGCCAAGTCAATAGCTGCCAGGTCCAGGGCCGCCCGGAGCTCGGGGACCGTGCGGGAACTGGGGCCACCATGGAGGCGGAATAGGGCATCCAGCACGCTTTCGTATTCACTTAGGTAGGCAGGGGGCTCGGGATCTGTCCGGCCGGGGAGGCAGTGTAGCTCCGTGAGCAGTGGGCAGGCGGCGCGCAGTTGTGGGCCCACATGCCCAAGGCGGTCCCCGGGGAGGCTCGAGCTGAGCCAGGCCAGCTTGGGTGCAGACACGCCGAAGGCCTGCAGGATGTCCAGGAGTTGGCCAGCGGTGGCCTCACCCTCCTGTAGTTCCACACTGCCCAGGAAGGTGGTAGCCGGCTGGCCATCACAGGGGGACACCGAAGTGGCAAACAAGGCCAGACTGTGGGACTCAGGCCAGTCCCTGGTCTCATCCAACACCAGCCCCACATACGGGGATGCCTTCAGGCGCTGGCAGGCCTCTGTGTGCAAGACACTGGCAATGGCCACCTGGGACagccagggagagaaagggagggacagagttAGGCTTGTCCTGAGCAGGGGAGGTAGCAGTACATAAGACAGAAAGGGGATAGGCCTCGGGGACAGACCAACAAACCTGTCCTGGCATGGCTGATTACTggctgtgactttgggcaagtcatttcacctctccgagcctcagtttcctcagctctGAAATCAGGCTACTACCTGCCTCTCAGCTCCTTAAGAGGTTGTTgtcaggagcatctgggtggctcagtgggttaaagcctctgccttcggctcaggtcatgatcccagggtcctgggatcgagccccacatcgggctctctgctcagcagggagccttcttcgccctctctctgcctgcctctctgcctacttgtgatctgtcaaataaataaataaaatcttaaaaaaaaaaaaaaggggttgttgacaattaaaaatgtaaatttttgtaGCTATGCTTATAAGTGTAAAAATGCTTGAGGAACCATAAAAATTCTGTAGTGTTCTGTGTGCGTTTCTACAGCATTGCCCCAGGCCTGATTCCTGGGGATCTCCCTCCACTCTGCTGCTCAGGGATTAACTGATAGACCTTGTTCCCTCCCAGTTACACAGAGCCCCAACTGTGTGCTCTGTCATCTCTCTGCAGGATGAGACCTAACTCCCGCACCCTCATACCAGTCTCTAGGACTCACACACCTGGTGCCTAGGACAGAGCAGCAACTTGCATGCCCGAGAGGCCTTGTGGGTGGTACTGGGGTTGACCTGGGCCAGGGATACACCAAAGGGAATGGAGAAGCCATGGGTCTAGTCTTCATGCCCTGAGAGCACAGGGACCTAGCTTTTCAGAAGTCACAAATccacatttttatatgtaatctctctggggttttttttgtttgttaaattggAAACTAATTGACGTTTTCCAAAAACACtgtgaaaatcaacaaaatatgtCTGTGGGCCAATCAAGCCCCCAGGCTACCCAGCTTGCAACCTCTGGCCTCAGCCCTCAGGGAAAGCCCCGTGCCCCTCCCCGGGGACAGGGCCAGCTCTGGCCTCTTTGTGGCCATGCCCCCAGCAGCTGGCCCAGGGCCTGGTCCAGAGCACACCTCAGTGAAAGATTCTGCTGGGTGAAGGCATGAAGCTCTCAGGCTGCTGCCTGGGGACCTGGCATGCTGGCGCTCTGCCTAGACAGCTCGATGTCCTCCCTTCTCatgccctcccccacacctctGGCTGCCACCCACCTGCATGTCCCTCACCCTCCTGGGGCTGTAGCAGTCGCtgtgctctgtgcccagcagggcctggcacaggtTGAACCTCTGCAGCTCGAGGAGGGCAGAGCAGCGGTCATCGGGCACGTCCTCCTTGGCCATGCAGTACACCGTGGTCAGCATGGCCACTTTGGCCGGGTCCACCTCTGCCTTGATGcccctggaggtggggggggtctCCAGGTCCAAGTAGGCCCCTCCTCCCTCGGCTTGGCCCTCCAAAGTGGGCTGGCCCCGGTTGAAGGCCAGAGCCTGGCGGTGGGCCCCCGAGGTCACGTGGCGCAGCAGGGCATGGCGCTGGAAGTTGTCTGTGCCCACGGTGAAGGCGTTCTCGGCTTTGCCGTGCTTGTTCCGCACTAGGGCTTGGCGGCACTCGAGGCAAAACATCAGCTTCCGCTCGTAGTCGAAGTCCAGCCAGGGAAACTCCTCTTTCCAGTGCTCGTTGAAGTAACGCTTGCACTTCTTGTTGGAGTTGGAGGCCTCTCCAGCGGGTTTCTTCCCTGGGGGAACCATTCCTGCTCCAGGGGCAGGGCACCCGCAACTCCCACCCAAGCGCTctggcccccagcctccccctaCACACAGCGACACCTCCTTATCAATGGAAGTTGGTGGGGAAGGCACGTCGGGCTAATGGGGACCATCCGTCTAACTTAGCTGGGAAAGTTTATGCCCGCTCTGCCGGTGGAGACTGGAGATGAAAGAGACAAGGGAGAAGTGTTAGGAGGTCCACCGTGGGTTCATGCTGCCCACAGAGCACTCCCCAGCTGATGGGTGGATGACTCCTAATGGAGAAGGGCTATTGGGAATGGGTGGGGTCATGCAAAGAGCCATAGAATGTCATCCAAAAGTTGGGGAGACCAGGGGACCCACACTAAGGGTCTCCCTCCATCCAGGACAAGGCACTGATGAGCTTTGATGGTTGAAACATGTCAGAACTCAGCTCTGGAAAGACTGGCAGCATCTCTGCAACCATGTTTTATAGGTGGGGGCACGGAGTTCCGGCAACAGCGGTGCTCAGGGCTCCTAATAATCTGTGACTGAGCCAGGATACGACCTTGACTCCTCATTCAAGGGATGGCCAGTCTCTCTGGTCCACATCCTTTATTTCATCGGAATGAAGTTAGCACAAAGCTGAACTCCCAGAGCCACAGGGCCAAAGGATGGCATTTGTTTTTGCCAGACCTCCCTTCCCTAAACCTACACatgggtgtacacacacacacacacacacacacaaacgcaccCTGACCGTGTGCTTCTGGGAAGGGAAGCCCAGAAGAGGGGGTGGGTCCCAGACCAAAGGAGCTAGCTGGCTGCCCGTACCTTGCTCACTCTTCCACCACCCCAGGAATGAGCCTAGGTGAGCCGTTCAGGACCAGAGGCTATGTCCAGCCAATGGCCAAAACCAGCCAGCTCTACCTCCTCAACCCCATCCCCTAGATGCCTACTTGGGGCCACAGCAATATCTACCCTTTGCCAAGTGTGAACTGCACTGCTAAGGACTTTGCAGTAACTCCAGGAGAAGACCAAGATCACTGTGGCAAGTACTCTGAGGGTGGTACCCTCCTCATTTTggagaggaggaaaccaaggctggAGGACcttaagtgacttacccaaggttcCATGAGCAGAAAGGGGCCAAGGCAGAGTTAGATCTacgtccaggggcacctgggtggctccgttggttaagtatctgccttggctcagatcatgatcccagagtcctgggatcgagcctcatatcgggctccctcctcagtgaggagtcagcttctccctctccctctgctcctcaccaccCACTCATGCTCAgtttctctctgataaaaaaataaaatcttaaaaaaaaaaaaaggtcctgataagaaaatgaagtctttaaaaaaaagaagaagaagaagaagaagaaagaaagaaaaagatcctACATCCACTTGACCCCAAAGGCCACGCTGAGACTGGCCTGCACTGTCTCACTTGGATTAGGCACCTGCCTCCACCTCGGCAGTCACGCCCCCAAATTCATCCCTCGCTCAGCATCCAGAAAGCGAGCTCACACGCAGGTCACTCCTTTGCTTCCCCCTTTTCACTGCCATTCTAAGTGGTTGCCAGAACCTACACACCTTCCCACGAGCCAGGTCCTCCCCAACTTCCCGCTGCTCCTGGCTGCCCAGCCAGCTCCAAAGGCtcaccatccccccccccccccagctgttACTCTGCTCCTGCTTTCATCCTCTGTGCCTGGAATTTCCTATCCCTCCTCCCTAATTCCCATGCATTCCAGGAAAGCAGCTCTGCATCCTCTCAGCCCCCGAGGATCCCCCAGCAGGGGCTAATGCCTGTCTTCTAGCATCCCGTAATTCCCTGGGTGTGGGTCTTGGTAATGCAATATGGTAAACTCAGGGGTTCTCTAACTCTGCACTTGGTTCCTAGAAGGCCAAGATTATATCTGTTCATTTGGGGATCCCTaaaaccccccccaccccagagg
Protein-coding regions in this window:
- the C18H17orf113 gene encoding transmembrane protein C17orf113 homolog isoform X1; this translates as MVPPGKKPAGEASNSNKKCKRYFNEHWKEEFPWLDFDYERKLMFCLECRQALVRNKHGKAENAFTVGTDNFQRHALLRHVTSGAHRQALAFNRGQPTLEGQAEGGGAYLDLETPPTSRGIKAEVDPAKVAMLTTVYCMAKEDVPDDRCSALLELQRFNLCQALLGTEHSDCYSPRRVRDMQVAIASVLHTEACQRLKASPYVGLVLDETRDWPESHSLALFATSVSPCDGQPATTFLGSVELQEGEATAGQLLDILQAFGVSAPKLAWLSSSLPGDRLGHVGPQLRAACPLLTELHCLPGRTDPEPPAYLSEYESVLDALFRLHGGPSSRTVPELRAALDLAAIDLAGPRPVPWASLLPIVEAVAEAWPCLVPTLEASAPTSPTARALALALRQFTFVAFTHLLLDTLPTLQKLALVLQPEEPDLALLQPLVMAAAASLQAQRSSGGARLQGFLQELASSGPDLGGGRCTYRGVELVGYSEAAVRGLERLRGAFLDSMRRGLGDSYPGPSLDAVAAFAAIFDPRGYPQAPEELGAHGEGALRVLLRTFAPAVVRQRALGDFALFKRVVCSLGRLGPRALCAKLACARSELHELFPDFAALAALALALPAGAGLLDKVGRSRELRWWGQSGAGEGRGGPAMKIAVDGPPLHEFDFALAVEFLESGWAEGLLG